The Maridesulfovibrio sp. genomic sequence GGCGACAAACTGGACCGCTGTTCCGGTCATGGTGCGGTTGCCCTGACCCACACCAACTGTCTGTTGGCCGTTGCGGGAAATAACAGCCTTGCCGTGGTTAAAGATTTCTACACCGAAGCTGCGGATACCGCCAAAGAAGATATCCTCAACCCGGCCTGTTACGAGCCGGAACTCATGGCCCATATTCCGGAACAATACCGATTCAGGGGATACGGCTGCGGCTCCCCGGTCATGGATGCCGGGATATCAGAAGGCGAACACGTTGTTGATCTCGGCAGCGGACGGGGTATTGAATGTTTTATCGCCGCCGGACAGGTGGGACCGAAAGGGAAAGTAACCGGGATCGACATGCTTGATCCCATGCTTGCCCATGCCCGGGAGGGACAGGCCGCTGTTGCCGAAAAACTCGGCTACGATAACATGGATTTCCGCAAGGGGTACCTTGAAACCCTGCCGCTTGAAAACGACTGCGCAGACCTGCTTCTTTCAAACTGCGTTCTCAACCTTTCTACAGACAAACGGAGCACTTTTGCCGAGATGTTCCGGGTACTCAAACCCGGCGGCAGGCTGACCATATCAGATGTGGTCTGCGAAACCGAACCGGGACCTGAAATCCGCAATGATGACACCCTGCACGGGGAATGCATCGCCGGGGCGCAAACCCAGAAAAATCTATGCGGCCTGCTAGAGGAGTCCGGTTTTGAATCCCTGACCATGGTTAAACGATTTCCATACCGCACTGTTGGTGGACACCAATTCTATTCACTGACCTTTTCCGCCCGCAAGCCCATGACAACGGAAAAGGTTAAAACCGTCTACCGCGGCCCGCTTAAGACTGCCATCACCCCCGGCGGAACCATGCTCACCCCCGGAACAGTGGCCGAACTTCCGGCACATGAAGCCGAGGCACTCGGAGAACAGATATTCATTATAAATAATGAAGGTGCAGTGGAGAATATTTTCATTGGAGAATCATGCTGCTGCCCTACGCCGGACTCGTTTGATAATGCGGAGCAGGCACTTCCCCAGTCCCATGCCCACACAACTTTTTCGTTGAAAAGCATGGAGGGATGCATGGTCTGCGGTGCAAAGCTGGAATACCTGACTGAGTACCGGGAAATGACCTGCGCTTTCTGCGGTGAAAAATACGAGGCCAACGGACACTGTGAGAAAGGTCATTTTGTCTGTGACAAATGCCACAGCGAAGATGGCATGCAGGTGCTACCCCATCTGCTCAAGTCCAGCACAGAAACGGACATGATCGAGCTGCTCATAAAAGCGCGAAGTCATCCCGCAATTCCCATGCACGGCCCGGAACACCATGCTCTCGTTCCGGGGGTGATCGCGGCTGCCTACAGAAACTGCGGCGGAGCTATTGACGAAAAGGTCATTGATACGGCAGTATCACGCGGCGCAAAAGTCGCCGGAGGTTTCTGCGGATTCATGGGAGTCTGCGGAGCAGCCATCGGCGTAGGCACAGCCATGAGTGCCATTCTGGAAGCAACCCCGTTAACAGCGTCTGAACGCTCCATTGCCCAGAAAGGAACTCTCGCGGCCCTGAAACTTATTGCGGAGATTGAGGCAGCCCGCTGCTGTCAGCGCGATTGCTGGCTGGCACTTAAAGCTGCGGCACAGGTATCTGAAAAAGTTCTGGACTTGCGTCTTAAAGCGGATGCGCATATGATATGCGATCAGATGAAAACAAATAAAGAATGCATGGGACGCAATTGCCCGGTAATAAGAAACCGCAAGGGCAGTCAACCTCCTGTGATTCAACTCCTGGGGTCGATAGCAAATTCTGAAAAAAAAGTTTAAAAGCTACTTGACTTTTCTACCTAGATACGAATATCTTCCCCTCTCTTACGTGACGGAGGTAAGTAAAAAATGTATGCAATAATTGAGACTGGCGGCAAGCAGTTCCGCGTTGAAGAAGGTCTGGAACTCAATGTCCAGAAAATGGACGCTGAAGCAGGCACAAAAGTCGATCTGGATAAAATTCTTCTTATCGGTCAGGGCGAAGACGTTAAAATCGGCGCTCCTTATGTTGAAGGTGCGAAGGTTTCCTGCAGCGTTGTTGAACACGGTCGTGATAAAAAGATCGTTGTTTTCAAGAAAAGACGCAGGAAAGACTCTCAGACCAAACAGGGTCATCGTCAGGACTACACCAGAATCAAAGTGGAAGCCATTCAGGCTTAAGCTTGACGAAAGAACCTACTAAGGAGGCTAATAATGGCTCATAAGAAAGCGGGCGGTAGCTCGAAAAACGGTCGCGATAGTAATGCCCAAAGACGTGGTGTAAAACGTTTTGGTGGTCAGGAAGTACTGGCTGGCAACATTCTTGTTCGCCAGGTTGGTAGCAAAGTCCACGCAGGTAAAAACGTAGGCACCGGTAAAGACTGGACCCTGTTTGCACTGGTTGACGGTGTTGTGGAGTACGAAAAATACATCCGCAAGAACCGCGTAAAAACCAGAGTACACATCGTTCCTGCAGAAGCCTAGACATCAGGCGAAAGCACTTTTTCAGGCAGGGGTCGCATTACTTTATGCGTCCCCTGCCTTTTCGTGTTTTTACCTTCGACCTCTTCCGGGATACTGCCGGAGGCCTTAAACCCTTTTGCAAAAGAGTTTAAGAAACCAAAAAATTTTATTAACGCTTCGCCGCTGTAACGCACCAAAAGTTTCCCTATCAGGGATTCCAAAGGGCTTTAGCTCCTTTGGCCGCTGGAGGCGAAATCACCTATAAAAGCGCGTAGCGCATCAGTTAACATTATGAAATTTATAGATGAAGCAACAATTACGGTACGTTCCGGCAAAGGCGGCAATGGCTGCGTGGCATTCCGCAGGGAAAGATTCATTCCCAAAGGAGGCCCCAGCGGCGGTGACGGCGGCAAGGGCGGAGACCTTATTTTGCGCGGCAGCTCCAATCTGCTGACCCTTTATGACTTCAGACTCAAAAGGGTTTACGAAGCCAAAAACGGTGAACAGGGACAAGGCCGTGATAAATACGGAAAAGGCGCTGATGACTTAATTATTGATCTCCCTCTGGGCACACTTGTATATGAAGTGAACCGGGAAGACGGCAGCGAAAAGCTCATCGCCGACCTTACCAAAGAAGGCCTTAAAGTTACTGTCTGTAAAGGTGGTGACGGCGGACGAGGAAACATTCATTTCAAATCCTCCACCAACCAGACTCCGCGTCAGGCAGAGGAAGGTTTTCCCGGCGAAGAAAAACGCATCCGTCTGCAGCTCAAGATCATTGCAGATGTCGGTTTGCTGGGTCTGCCCAATGCCGGAAAATCGACTTTCATTTCCAAAATTTCAGCTGCGAAACCCAAAATCGCAGCTTATCCCTTCACTACACTCGTGCCCAACCTCGGGGTGGTGGATGACAACATGGGTAACAAGCTGGTCATCGCCGACATTCCCGGCCTGATTGAAGGAGCCAGCGAAGGACTAGGACTTGGGCACCGTTTTCTCAAACATGTGGAAAGGACCAGATTCCTTGTCCACATCCTCAGTGCAGAAGATTTGAGTCTTGAAGATCCGCTGGACGGCTTCAACATGCTTGACGAAGAACTGCGCATCTTTGATGAAGAAATGGCAGCCAAAACCCAGCTTAGAGTAATAAACAAAATCGATCTGCTTTCCGAAGAAGACCTTGAATCAATCAAGGCCAAAGCCGAGGAAGCAGGCCAGAAAATTTATTTCATATCCGCTCTCCACAGCGACGGAGTTCAGGAACTCTTAAATGACATGTGGGACAGATTCAAAGCCATGAATCAAGAGGAAGCAGATGAACAGGACGAACAACAGGATTCAGACGTTACACGAAGCTAAACGCATTGTCGTAAAAATAGGCAGCGCGGTACTGACCACGACTGAGGGCATCAACCTCGGCCTGATCTGCCGCCTTGCAGATCAGCTGGCCACCCTGCATGAACGCGGGGTGGATATAGTGCTGGTATCTTCCGGGGCAGTCGCCGCCGGGCGTAATTCCATCCCTTCAGGCGCAAAGCTGGATGACCTGCCTGCGCGTCAGGCTGCTTCAGCCATCGGTCAGTCCCGGCTCATGCATGAGTACGATGAGACCTTTCGCCGTTTCGGGCTTGTGACCTCACAGGTTCTGCTGACCCGTGACGACCTCAAGCACCGCGACCGATTTCTTAATGCGCGCAACACCCTTTCACGCCTTCTTGAATGGCGGGTTATCCCCATCATCAATGAGAACGACACTGTTGCCGTACAGGAGCTTGAATTCGGGGATAATGACACCCTCGCCAGCCTGATCCTGAACGTGGTGGAAGCGGACCTGTTCATTAACCTCACTTCCGCCAACGGTGTTTTCGACAAAAACCCCGACAAAAACCCCGAGGCCAAACCTCTGGCATGCATTGAGAACATCCATGACCTCGACCTCGACGCCATGTGCGACGGCAAGACCGCTGTCGGCTCAGGAGGCATGTTCTCCAAGATGCGTGCAGCCAACCGTGCAGCTCAGCTTGGTGTCCCGACCCTGATTCTCTCCGGCAAGGACCGCATGATAATTGAACGGGTTTTCAACGGAGAACAGTGCGGGACCTGGATCGTCCCGGATGAAAAATCAGTTTCCAGACGCAAATACTGGCTGGCTTACCATTGCGATCCAGCAGGCGATCTGATCGTTGACGAGGGAGCAGAGAAAGCGTTGCTTTCCGGCGGCAAAAGTCTTCTGCCTGCCGGGATAATCGATGTAGACGGTAAGTTCAAATCCGGGGAACTGGTGCGGGTAGTCAACAAATCCGGCAAATCCCTTGCAGTGGGCCTGACCTGCTACAGTTCAAACGACATGGTAAAAATCATAGGCTGCAAGTCCTGCGATATAGAAGCCATTCTCGGTAAATGCCCTTACCCCGAAGCCATTCACCGCGACAATCTGTTACTGGATGCTGCTTTGTAATATTTGATGCGCTACGCGCCATTTATTAATCCCATTTCGCCTCCGGCGGCAAAAGGGGATAATCCTCTTTGGAGTCCTTATCACGGATTCGCCGCAGGGTATTGAATCTACTACATATATTTTTAGGACAGGCTTAAAACCCTGTCCTTTTTTTTGCCTGATAATTATGCCCAAAACGTCTTAATTATTTTTATGAAGATTTTTATCATATAAATATAAAGTTTCGTTAAGACTGTCCGATTATTTTATCAATATTAAAACCATTTCATTCAAAGTAAGGGGTGTATGGAAAATGCGTATCTCATCATTCGGGCAAAATAGCTCACAGCAGATTTCCTCCTTCAAACTTTCAAAGCAAGTTCAGGAAGAAAGCACCACTTCTGCGAAAAAAAGCATGGCTAGCAGTGATGTCCCTTCGGAAAATACTTTTTACGATCAGGACCTGCTCGAATTTCAGATAGAAAAAAATATCAACGAATCCTCAAGATTTCTTCATGACGGATTGGTTAAACTTTTTGATCGCGGCGCCTCCCTGCTTGCCGGGCGCAGTTCCGTTGAATATGAAGAGCATATCAAAAAATTATCAAAAGCCATTGAAGGTCAGGATTATAAAAACGCTGAAAAATATATCGATAGCTTCTTCAGCGGCGATACTGATAAACTTATGAAAAGGGTGAAATCACTTGCCAAGCTGGCTGAAGATAAATTCTGGCATGGCATGGACAATGCCATCAGCTCTCTTCAAAAATCTAATGCTGAATATAATCTTGAGATAGATGACCAGAAATTTGAAAACATTACGGCTCATCAAATCGCCAAGATTGCAATCAGCAGAGTCCGGGAGAGTAAAGAGGATTTCTCAGAACAAGACTTTGAATCCGTTCTGACTCCCCTGCGCGAAAAGGCCGTAGCCCACGCCAAGGGTAAATTCACCAATGCCGGTCAGAATAAATATACTGAAACTGCGGACAGCATTACTCAGTCAGCGGCTGAATATTCACGCAATAAAATTTTCAACACCGATGATGTAAACATCAAGGAAGACGACAAAGAACTTGCCGATATTTACGCCTTGCAAGAAGGAGACGAAGTAACCAGAGAACAGATTGACCGACTCAAACATCGCAACACCCGTAAGTCAGACTCGTTCTCAAACTATATGCGCGAAAGTTCGGATGATTTTGTCCAAGAATTCAGTAAGCTGATGTATGCAGCGCAAATGGTAAAAGAGAATGACATGCCGGCTGAGTCCGAAGTGAGATCTGAGATTGAACTTCCGGGCATATCCAATAATGGTATAAACCAGCTCAAAAACAATATATCAGCCCTTTTGCCTCCTGAATACTCAATAGACAGTTTCATCAAGGGGAGTGATGTTGTCGGCAAATATGCATTTCAGCAAAATGAATGGAACAAATATTTCATGGACTCCGGAAAAGAAGGATAGTGTAAAGAGGAGTTATTCTTTTTCATCTGTTGGTTCCCGCCCTTCCCCGGCTGACCCAACCTTCTGCTGCGAAAGAAATGCTCCCAGAATTCCTGCGATGAATACTGCAAGATACATCTGCCCGAACAGCCCCTGCAAAATGGCGAGAGACCGGGCCATGAGCGAAACCGGGAGCACATCCCCGTAACCTACGGTAAGCATGGTAACGTAGCTGAAATAGGTCAGGGCTCCCCGGATGACGAAAACATTGTTCAGCAACTCTATTCCTGAAAAAGAGCCTGCCTTGAAAATTTCGCACAGGCTGTAGGCATCGGACCAGACCAGTCCTGCGAGCATGTATATGCAGATGGCCCCTGAAATCAGATCCCGGGTGACCTTTTTCTGCTGCCACATGAAACGCTGGATTCCCCATATGGCGATGATCAGCATCAGCATATCGGCGAACTCACTACCCCCCAGCCAGCCCAAGACTCTGGTTCTGAAGAACATTATCGAGCAGACCAGCGATATCCCGTAAAGTCCGAAATAAGCATAAAGTTTTGCCCTGTTGACCATAATGGCTGACACAGCAGAAAGAAGCACCAGATAGGTATAAAAATACAGAACCTGCTGCAGGAGAAGAGAGTCCCCGGCAATGGGAGTGATAAAAATCTGGATAACCAGAAATCCAAGCAGAACTGTGAATTTTGACGGGCTGTACTTGAAGATATGGTAAAGCCTGAACAGGAACGGGCGGTATCTGAATTCATTTTTTGATCCGGTCATGCCCAAGTATTACCTGACAAAAGCAGGCAATTCCATAATTTTGTGTGCTGTGCCGGATTTCACTATTTCACGGCGGTTGCTAAGTGTCCCGATTGGGAGTAGCTTTCCAGGTTCACTACATCCCAAAGGACTTAACGCAGATGCAGGTTTTATATAAAAACAAGAACTTACAGATTGTATTCTCAGTAACACTTATAGCAATCATGGGTGTTTCCAGCATTATCCCGGCCCTTCCGGACATGATCCGGGAATTCGGCATATCCGGCTCTACAATAGGACTTATTTTTACCATTTTCACCCTACCGGGCATCCTGTTTGCCCCTTTAGCCGGAATCTTTGCCGACAGACTTGGACGCAAAAAAATTCTAGTCCCTTCGCTGCTGCTTTTCGGAATCTTCGGGACGGCATGCTTCTTTGTAAAAGATTTCCATTCTCTGCTTCTGCTGCGTTTCCTTCAGGGCATCGGAGCCGCCGCTATCGGGGTTATCAACCTGACCATTATAGGCGATCTTTTCAGCGGAAGGGACCGTATAAGAGCTATGGGCTTGAATGCCGGAGTCCTGAGCATGGGAACAGCCATCTTTCCGGCAATCGGTGGTGTGCTGGCCCAGATAAGCTGGGAAGCCCCCTTTCTGCTCTCACTTCTGGCCCTGCCGCTGGCATGGCTGGTAGCCTTCAAGCTGGATAACCCGGAACCGTCATCTAATGCCAATTTCAAAAAATACATGAAAGCCGCCCTGGACGGGATGCGCAGCAAGGAAGTATTAAGCTTGTTTGCCATTTCCCTGCTGACCTTCATCATCCTCTACGGCCCGATTGTCACCTACCTGCCGTTGCTGCTGAATTCCCGCTTTGCAGCCTCGCCGCTCATGATCGGGGTGGTCATATCCAGCGCATCTTTCATTACCGCACTAGCCGCTTCGCAGATGGGTAGGCTGTCCCACTTCATGTCCCAGCCGTTGATGATATCCCTATCCGCTTTTGCTTACGGCGCTGCCATGATCATGCTTCCTGCCGCAGATTCCGCCCTTTGGTGCATTCTTCCGGTATGTATGTTCGGGCTGGGTCAGGGTTTGAATATGCCGAACTCCATGTCAATGCTCACTGCTATCGCCCCCATGGAGCAAAGAGCCATTTTCATGTCCGTAAACGGCATGCTGCTGCGTGCAGGACA encodes the following:
- a CDS encoding DUF5714 domain-containing protein; this encodes MSFNISEWTRITHDKTPVYIRPESPDWFVPTPAGDKLLSSMLENSGKTSTPLKLSIEDERFLLRLPDASETVYPGRYELLKTDSLRELWFHITDNCNMSCSHCLFSSSPQAKRELPTAKVLELTGQAEKLGCKMFALTGGEPLVHKGLDKILTRMLEIESSHVAVLTNGLAVVKFFSQHRYDFSRLHLQISVDGIGKTHDMLRGKGMFTALEKSLNWLSATGIPFTLSMCVTKSNVKEMKDVVEFAARTGASNVHFMWYFVRGRGESKQFVKPEKIYPHLLEAWKTGERTGVTVDNVEAVKSMVFAPCGTIHDGSTAGWESLAVGPDEHLYPSAATVGIDKLSTCINNDLEQSWKQSTILSSLRKSSGKNLKTPFKFLLGGGDTDHSYMYKESFTGDDPYSSLYENLALELISRKASQSRKHDSPRLLLKMGDKLDRCSGHGAVALTHTNCLLAVAGNNSLAVVKDFYTEAADTAKEDILNPACYEPELMAHIPEQYRFRGYGCGSPVMDAGISEGEHVVDLGSGRGIECFIAAGQVGPKGKVTGIDMLDPMLAHAREGQAAVAEKLGYDNMDFRKGYLETLPLENDCADLLLSNCVLNLSTDKRSTFAEMFRVLKPGGRLTISDVVCETEPGPEIRNDDTLHGECIAGAQTQKNLCGLLEESGFESLTMVKRFPYRTVGGHQFYSLTFSARKPMTTEKVKTVYRGPLKTAITPGGTMLTPGTVAELPAHEAEALGEQIFIINNEGAVENIFIGESCCCPTPDSFDNAEQALPQSHAHTTFSLKSMEGCMVCGAKLEYLTEYREMTCAFCGEKYEANGHCEKGHFVCDKCHSEDGMQVLPHLLKSSTETDMIELLIKARSHPAIPMHGPEHHALVPGVIAAAYRNCGGAIDEKVIDTAVSRGAKVAGGFCGFMGVCGAAIGVGTAMSAILEATPLTASERSIAQKGTLAALKLIAEIEAARCCQRDCWLALKAAAQVSEKVLDLRLKADAHMICDQMKTNKECMGRNCPVIRNRKGSQPPVIQLLGSIANSEKKV
- the proB gene encoding glutamate 5-kinase, which encodes MNRTNNRIQTLHEAKRIVVKIGSAVLTTTEGINLGLICRLADQLATLHERGVDIVLVSSGAVAAGRNSIPSGAKLDDLPARQAASAIGQSRLMHEYDETFRRFGLVTSQVLLTRDDLKHRDRFLNARNTLSRLLEWRVIPIINENDTVAVQELEFGDNDTLASLILNVVEADLFINLTSANGVFDKNPDKNPEAKPLACIENIHDLDLDAMCDGKTAVGSGGMFSKMRAANRAAQLGVPTLILSGKDRMIIERVFNGEQCGTWIVPDEKSVSRRKYWLAYHCDPAGDLIVDEGAEKALLSGGKSLLPAGIIDVDGKFKSGELVRVVNKSGKSLAVGLTCYSSNDMVKIIGCKSCDIEAILGKCPYPEAIHRDNLLLDAAL
- the obgE gene encoding GTPase ObgE, whose protein sequence is MKFIDEATITVRSGKGGNGCVAFRRERFIPKGGPSGGDGGKGGDLILRGSSNLLTLYDFRLKRVYEAKNGEQGQGRDKYGKGADDLIIDLPLGTLVYEVNREDGSEKLIADLTKEGLKVTVCKGGDGGRGNIHFKSSTNQTPRQAEEGFPGEEKRIRLQLKIIADVGLLGLPNAGKSTFISKISAAKPKIAAYPFTTLVPNLGVVDDNMGNKLVIADIPGLIEGASEGLGLGHRFLKHVERTRFLVHILSAEDLSLEDPLDGFNMLDEELRIFDEEMAAKTQLRVINKIDLLSEEDLESIKAKAEEAGQKIYFISALHSDGVQELLNDMWDRFKAMNQEEADEQDEQQDSDVTRS
- a CDS encoding MFS transporter — encoded protein: MQVLYKNKNLQIVFSVTLIAIMGVSSIIPALPDMIREFGISGSTIGLIFTIFTLPGILFAPLAGIFADRLGRKKILVPSLLLFGIFGTACFFVKDFHSLLLLRFLQGIGAAAIGVINLTIIGDLFSGRDRIRAMGLNAGVLSMGTAIFPAIGGVLAQISWEAPFLLSLLALPLAWLVAFKLDNPEPSSNANFKKYMKAALDGMRSKEVLSLFAISLLTFIILYGPIVTYLPLLLNSRFAASPLMIGVVISSASFITALAASQMGRLSHFMSQPLMISLSAFAYGAAMIMLPAADSALWCILPVCMFGLGQGLNMPNSMSMLTAIAPMEQRAIFMSVNGMLLRAGQTIAPILMGLVYSGLNLEAVFYAGAVVAAAIFIVSTMFLTGFKAEAVQ
- the rplU gene encoding 50S ribosomal protein L21 → MYAIIETGGKQFRVEEGLELNVQKMDAEAGTKVDLDKILLIGQGEDVKIGAPYVEGAKVSCSVVEHGRDKKIVVFKKRRRKDSQTKQGHRQDYTRIKVEAIQA
- the rpmA gene encoding 50S ribosomal protein L27 produces the protein MAHKKAGGSSKNGRDSNAQRRGVKRFGGQEVLAGNILVRQVGSKVHAGKNVGTGKDWTLFALVDGVVEYEKYIRKNRVKTRVHIVPAEA
- a CDS encoding potassium channel family protein, producing MTGSKNEFRYRPFLFRLYHIFKYSPSKFTVLLGFLVIQIFITPIAGDSLLLQQVLYFYTYLVLLSAVSAIMVNRAKLYAYFGLYGISLVCSIMFFRTRVLGWLGGSEFADMLMLIIAIWGIQRFMWQQKKVTRDLISGAICIYMLAGLVWSDAYSLCEIFKAGSFSGIELLNNVFVIRGALTYFSYVTMLTVGYGDVLPVSLMARSLAILQGLFGQMYLAVFIAGILGAFLSQQKVGSAGEGREPTDEKE